A window of the Dioscorea cayenensis subsp. rotundata cultivar TDr96_F1 chromosome 14, TDr96_F1_v2_PseudoChromosome.rev07_lg8_w22 25.fasta, whole genome shotgun sequence genome harbors these coding sequences:
- the LOC120276098 gene encoding uncharacterized protein LOC120276098: MGFMRVNDTTALAAKVEALTKRFDQFMMGSSSNSGAVLSCGTCGAAHSTVQCPISISSTGSIETVDYVGGGQRGQGNTYGPTYNSGWRNHPNFSWNSGPQQQRPQQPPGPQFQSQQEQGKKFTTEDVLAKFMINTEAKFQNINNELTQHSGQFNEISTVLRNLQASVQSLENQVGQLARANAERPQGSLPSNTEQNPREHLKAVTLRSGRSLEARAEDGSSAKEDGVTILEDPAVAEPVSGENNDKQGEEPAKPSTSRVPEYKPPVPYPARLKQEKEDAQYKKFLNMFKQLHINIPLVEALAGMPKYAKFMKDLLTNKRKLEELETMALPKNCSAMIQKKLPKKLTDPGSFIIPCMIGEGMQEKALADSRASINVMPYKLFLKLGLEDLRPTRMTVQLADRSVRKPRGVVEDVLVKVDKLIIPVDFVILDVDDDVDVPLILGRPFLNTSGALIDVKRGRLILKVGEEKVVFTLPEAMRQTLDHDDPLYFTDETDMVISDCMQEVLAMNPLDEYLEEVENKEDEMKVHVSPPMQHVSYVGTDPPPSYKKKKNMKKMWRKVNKKLKEGTTVTLTPPREVDRLYFEGKGKFRVFSCLSMSFLSWNTSLGIGGNSTSFDPP, encoded by the coding sequence ATGGGATTTATGAGGGTAAATGATACCACCGCCTTGGCCGCGAAGGTAGAAGCACTGACTAAGAGGTTTGATCAATTTATGATGGGCTCGAGCTCAAATTCTGGAGCAGTCTTGTCTTGCGGTACTTGTGGGGCTGCACACTCAACTGTACAATGCCCTATCTCTATTTCCTCCACAGGGTCTATTGAGACAGTGGATTATGTTGGCGGTGGTCAGAGGGGCCAAGGAAATACATATGGACCCACGTATAATTcagggtggaggaatcaccccaatttttcatggaattcGGGGCCACAGCAACAAAGACCACAACAACCTCCGGGACCTCAATTTCAATCTCAGCAAGAACAAGGGAAGAAATTTACCACTGAAGATGTACTGGCAAAGTTTATGATCAACACTGAggcaaaatttcaaaatatcaataatgaGCTAACTCAGCACAGTGGTCAATTCAACGAGATAAGCACAGTGTTAAGGAACCTCCAAGCATCGGTCCAATCactagaaaatcaagttgggCAACTAGCCAGGGCAAATGCTGAGCGACCACAAGGTAGCCTCCCGAGCAATACAGAGCAGAATCCAAGGGAGCACCTCAAGGCCGTCACTCTTAGGAGTGGAAGATCGTTGGAGGCAAGAGCCGAGGATGGCTCAAGTGCCAAGGAGGATGGGGTGACCATTTTGGAAGACCCCGCAGTGGCTGAGCCGGTAAGTGGGGAGAATAATGACAAGCAAGGTGAGGAACCTGCTAAACCATCAACATCGAGGGTTCCCGAGTACAAACCCCCTGTCCCTTACCCAGCTAGgttgaaacaagaaaaagaggatGCTCAGTACAAAAAATTCCTTAACATGTTCAAGCAGCTGCATATAAATATTCCACTCGTTGAGGCATTGGCCGGAATGCCTAAGTACGCCAAGTTCATGAAAGACCTTCTTACCAACAAGAGAAAGCTTGAAGAGCTAGAAACAATGGCACTCCCCAAGAATTGTTCGGCAATGATTCAGaagaagcttccaaagaagtTGACTGACCCTGGGAGCTTCATCATCCCTTGTATGATTGGGGAGGGCATGCAAGAGAAAGCACTGGCTGACTCCAGGGCCAGCATTAATGTAATGCCATACAAGTTGTTCTTGAAGTTGGGACTAGAGGATTTGAGGCCTACGAGAATGACGGTGCAACTTGCAGATCGATCGGTAAGGAAGCCCAGGGGTGTTGTTGAAGATGTACTGGTAAAGGTGGATAAACTTATcattcctgtggactttgtgatacttgatgtggatgatgacGTTGATGTCCCACTGATCCTTGGGCGCCCTTTCCTTAATACTTCTGGTGCTCTCATCGATGTAAAAAGAGGGAGACTGATTCTCAAAGTGGGAGAGGAGAAAGTTGTTTTTACACTTCCTGAAGCAATGAGGCAAACCTTGgatcatgatgaccccttatATTTTACCGATGAAACTGATATGGTCATCTCTGATTGTATGCAGGAAGTTTTGGCTATGAACCCATTAGATGAATATTTGGAAGAAGTGGAAAACAAGGAGGATGAGATGAAGGTCCATGTTTCCCCTCCAATGCAGCATGTAAGCTATGTGGGAACAGATCCGCCACCAagttataaaaagaagaaaaacatgaagaagATGTGGCGCAAGGTGAACAAAAAGTTGAAAGAGGGGACGACAGTCACGCTAACGCCACCAAGAGAGGTAGACCGTCTTTACTTTGAGGGGAAAGGCAAGTTTCGAGTATTTTCATGCCTCTCAATGAGTTTTCTATCATGGAACACATCTCTTGGAATTGGAGGTAACTCAACTTCTTTTGATCCACCTTGA
- the LOC120275425 gene encoding uncharacterized protein LOC120275425 gives MPNKRVASKRPRHDDVPTGDLHFTQPQHQARYINLKTKPFGITRTIEWGDLETIGLADKVLSLISHNGWDKVFAIEEVAYREITLEVLSTIEVVRPHGVTFRALGVTRTMSDLQFGLYLGLYDKEFINLSSSRELPIDFPAWMTHTRFWNLISGFRPNESKKASRLLKPEHRYIQGLFSRGIAGRNDSTVEITRADLLMLYSTTERYPINLGRLCADLLVRQGTYARLGAIFAGPYVTRLVRGMGLIARIAGMQVVGGTTPLGLATLCAMGLVDQRGDGYILIRHSVTGERVVDPPSQSEPEPREDASVELRLQ, from the coding sequence ATGCCGAACAAGAGAGTTGCTTCTAAAAGGCCTAGACATGATGATGTACCTACCGGTGACCTTCACTTCACACAACCCCAACATCAGGCTCggtatataaatttgaaaactaAACCGTTCGGCATTACTCGAACCATTGAGTGGGGCGACCTCGAAACTATAGGTCTGGCCGACAAGGTATTGAGTTTGATCTCCCACAATGGGTGGGACAAAGTGTTTGCAATTGAAGAAGTGGCCTACCGTGAGATTACATTGGAAGTGTTGAGCACTATTGAGGTTGTCCGGCCGCATGGGGTCACTTTTCGTGCACTCGGTGTTACGCGCACTATGAGCGATCTACAGTTTGGACTTTACCTGGGTCTATATGACAAAGAATTCATCAATCTATCCTCCTCCCGCGAGCTCCCTATAGATTTTCCAGCCTGGATGACTCACACCCGATTCTGGAACCTGATCTCGGGATTTAGACCCAATGAGTCCAAGAAGGCATCTCGCCTACTTAAACCTGAGCACCGCTACATACAGGGGCTATTCAGTCGTGGTATTGCGGGTCGTAATGATAGTACCGTGGAAATCACACGTGCTGACTTACTTATGCTGTATAGTACGACCGAGCGGTACCCAATCAACCTAGGACGTCTTTGTGCTGACCTGCTTGTCCGTCAAGGGACTTATGCACGCCTCGGGGCTATCTTTGCTGGACCGTATGTTACGCGCCTAGTGCGAGGTATGGGCTTGATTGCACGCATTGCGGGCATGCAGGTTGTTGGTGGCACTACACCTCTTGGGTTGGCCACATTATGCGCCATGGGGCTAGTAGACCAGCGTGGTGATGGATATATCCTCATTCGTCATTCAGTTACGGGAGAGCGCGTCGTCGACCCCCCATCACAGTCCGAGCCAGAGCCTAGGGAAGATGCATCGGTTGAGCTTCGCCTACAATAA